The following coding sequences lie in one Cryptococcus neoformans var. neoformans B-3501A chromosome 2, whole genome shotgun sequence genomic window:
- a CDS encoding hypothetical protein (Match to ESTs gb|CF187695.1|CF187695, gb|CF187694.1|CF187694; HMMPfam hit to Sugar_tr, Sugar (and other) transporter, score: 318.6, E(): 8.8e-93) has protein sequence MSDGERITQASSGHGYKQKSRYPLTAAMTEGKPVTQHVEGGASEKPGIPRTSSDDASSEGHPKKATGNALGRKESHKVDLISNTNAKLANPLGDLTDEEVMDNAAAFAAANNLPVEVFRKGGLVAKRPNGFEKMSILTEKDKERLRREITHPYSQTKTLYNLVIACSVAAAVQGMDESVISGAQLFYPEQFGIGAINPDPRYAHNHEWLEGLVNGAPYLCCAVLGCWLTAPLNKWFGRRGTIFITAFFSFITCIWSACMNNWWLLFISRFFLGLGIGPKSATVPVFAAECTPAKIRGSLVMQWQVWTAFGIMLGYVADLIFYHVPDTPNITGLNWRLMLGSAGFPALIVMAQIFFLPESPRWLMAKGKYEKAYRSMLRLRGDELLAARDLYYIFVLLEEEAAIVRGRNLFWELFSVGRNRRAMIGSTIVMFGQQFCGVNAIVYYTASIFTSAGFSEISALLASFGFGLINALFAIPGMLTIDKFGRRPLLLVTFPIMSILLLFTGFCFWIPDREARVGCIALGIYLYCMAYSPGEGPVPFTYSAEVYPLYIREVGMSLATATTWLFNFIVSLTFPKLLTAFTPQGAFGWYAAWCALLFVLILFFLPESKGYTLEELDQVFSVPTGVHAKYQLWNIKWHFNHYILRSKEPFKPLYQFEDDDEPASVRHEKHDGQAEHVA, from the exons ATGTCCGACGGCGAGCGCATCACCCAAGCCTCTTCAGGCCATGGATACAAGCAGAAATCCAGGTATCCTCTCACGGCAGCTATGACTGAGGGCAAGCCTGTCACACAACATGTTGAAGGCGGGGCTAGTGAGAAGCCTGGAATCCCTCGTACCTCAAGCGACGATGCCTCTAGCGAGGGGCACCCCAAGAAGGCTACTGGGAACGCCTTGGGCCGCAAAGAGTCTCACAAAGTCGATCTCATTTCCAACACCAACGCCAAGCTGGCCAATCCTTTGGGTGACCTTACGGACGAAGAGGTCATGGACAATGCTGCTGCCTTTGCCGCCGCGAACAACCTTCCTGTGGAAGTTTTCCGCAAGGGTGGTCTTGTGGCCAAACGACCGAACGGTTTCGAGAAGATGTCAATTCTTACtgagaaggacaaggaaagGCTCAGACGCGAGATCACTCACCCATACTCTCAAACCAAAACCTTGTACAACCTTGTCATCGCTTGTTCAGTCGCTGCGGCTGTCCAAGGTATGGATGAATCAGTCATTTCAGGTGCTCAGCTCTTCTACCCTGAGCAATTTGGTATTGGTGCTATCAATCCTGACCCCAGATATGCACACAACCACGA GTGGCTTGAAG GTCTTGTCAACGGAGCTCCCTACTTATGCTGTGCTGTCCTTGGTTGCTGGCTTACTGCTCCTCTTAACAAATGGTTCGGTCG ACGAGGTACCATCTTCATTAccgcttttttctctttcattACCT GCATTTGGTCAGCGTGCATGAACAACTGGTGGTTGCTCTTCATTTCTCG GttcttccttggccttggtaTCGGTCCCAAGTCTGCCACCGTCCCCGTGTTCGCCGCAGAATGTACACCAGCGAAAATCCGTGGAAGTCTTGTCATGCAATG GCAAGTGTGGACTGCCTTTGGTATCATGCTTGGTTATGTCGCCGACTTGATCTTCTACCATGTACCTGATACGCCCAATATCACTGGTCTTAACTGGCGTCTTATGCTTGGATCTGCTGGTTTCCCTGCTCTTATCGTAATGGCACAAA ttttcttccttcctgaaTCTCCTCGATGGTTGATGGCCAAGGGCAAATATGAAAAGGCCTATAGATCGATGCTCAGGCTCCGAGGCGACGAGCTTTTGGCTGCCCGAGACCTGTACTACATATTTGTCTtgcttgaagaggaagccgCTATTGTTCGAGGCCGAAACCTCTTCTGGGAGCTCTTCTCGGTCGGCCGTAACAGGCGCGCTATGATCGGCTCTACCATTGTCATGTTCGGGCAGCAATTCTGCGG TGTCAACGCCATTGTTTATTACACCgcttccatcttcacttCTGCCGGTTTCTCCGAGATCTCAGCCCTCCTTGCTTCATTCGGCTTCGGTCTTATCAATGCCCTTTTCGCCATTCCCGGTATGCTTACCATCGATAAATTCGGTCGTCGGCCTCTGCTCTTGGTCACCTTCCCAATCATGTCTATTCTTTTGCTTTTCACAGGTTTCTGTTTCTGGATCCCCGATAGGGAGGCTCGAGTTGGATGTATCGCTTTGGGCATCTACCTTTATTGCATGGCTTATTCGCCCGGTGAAGGACCTG TGCCCTTTACGTACTCTGCGGAGGTTTACCCACTCTACATTCGTGAAGTCGGCATGTCATTGGCTACCGCCACCACTTGGCTTTTCAATTTCATCGTGTCTTTGACTTTCCCAAAGTTACTCACTGCCTTTACTCCTCAGGGTGCTTTTGGATGGTA CGCTGCTTGGTGTGCTCTCCTGTTTGTTCTTATTCTGTTCTTCCTTCCG GAATCCAAAGGTTATACCTTGGAAGAGCTCGACCAAGTCTTCTCCGTTCCCACTGGTGTTCACGCCAAGTACCAGCTCTGGAACATCAAATGGCACTTCAACCATTACATTCTTCGTTCCAAGGAGCCATTCAAGCCTCTCTATCAGTTcgaagacgatgatgaacCAGCCAGCGTGCGACATGAGAAGCATGACGGGCAAGCAGAGCATGTTGCATAG
- a CDS encoding hypothetical protein (HMMPfam hit to WD40, WD domain, G-beta repeat, score: 202.4, E(): 8.6e-58) — protein sequence MSSGGHTNAAGPSRQHSLTAESRSLTTARQKEKAPQLEDVVLEEGLFEQEIDLLIGQYLEARGASKAARIWDEQILGRSANGSTRKEHIEDVERAILDGDWGSIENLVARPGLLRIQTQKAFLYLVYRQQFLEHVENRESQKAFNLLQKRLKALEHYQPVPYDFYSLSYLTSASTVHDAPTFRDWAGVGPERDRLVGVWKELMDAERGGGVDERRYIPPDRLKTLLKQAAAWQVGRVGKKRDDIVKIPTLLQDYRPLELPSKLLRLVEGHLANVKCVELIGSTAQHVVSGSSDCTLRVVSTEDGSLSHILSGHSSRVWSCASSPSGEMIASSSGDGTIRLWSASKGDCLGVLVGDGGDVYNVRWRPNREDQVVSASYDRILRSWDIETGKQLRTFSGHSQSTLAIAYDSTGNTIASGSKDKHVRLWDAVGGVCTNTMTDCLGEISSVEFDNEGKYLLVGCKDNSNRLWDLRMQRSVYRYTGHQNTSKNLVRCSFACSTSLVISGSEDGSVYIWDREGNSNDRRSNSLVPSTRDNELLAPERKGSGGDLTDFNIHPSSPAYYPPREGVRNRNSFARRGEITVRPSKVLVGHGEGAVFEVRWKEGKMVSAGEDGSVGVWGVETN from the exons ATGTCAAGCGGAGGACACACCAACGCAGCGGGACCGTCTCGACAACATTCACTCACCGCCGAGTCCCGCTCGCTCACCACAGCACGtcaaaaggagaaggctcCTCAGCTGGAGGACGTAGtcttggaggaagggctTTTTGAACAG GAGATTGACCTTCTTATTGGCCAATATCTTGAAGCTCGGGGTGCATCTAAAGCTGCCAGGATATGGGATGAACAGATTCTGGGGAGAAGCGCCAATGGGTCCACAAGAAAGGAGCATATagaggatgtggagagAGCCATATTAG ATGGCGATTGGGGGTCGATTGAAAACCTGGTCGCTCGACCTGGATTGTTAAGAATCCAAACACAGAAAGCATTCCTGTATCTTGTTTACCGACAGCAGTTTCTTGAACATGTTGAGAACC GTGAATCACAAAAGGCCTTCAATCTGCTTCAAAAACGGCTGAAAGCCCTGGAACACTATCAACCAGTTCCATACGACTTTTATTCGCTATCCTATCTTACATCAGCATCGACCGTCCATGACGCCCCTACTTTTCGAGATTGGGCGGGTGTTGGGCCTGAACGGGATAGACTGGTAGGAGTTTGGAAGGAATTGATGGACGCGGAGCGTGGTGGAGGCG TGGACGAAAGGCGATACATACCGCCCGATCGGCTGAAAACGCTTCTAAAGCAAGCGGCGGCTTGGCAGGTGGGACGAGtaggaaagaaaagggacGATATCGTCAAGATACCTAC GCTATTACAAGACTATCGACCTTTAGAACTACCTAGCAAGCTGTTGCGTTTGGTAGAGGGGCACTTGGCGAATGTTAAATGTGTAGAACTGATAGGCTCAACCGCTCAACATGTAGTCAGTGGCTCAAG TGATTGCACTCTTCGAGTAGTCTCGACTGAAGACGGCAGTCTCAGCCATATCCTTTCAGGTCACTCATCCAGGGTGTGGAGTtgcgcttcttctccgtcaGGAGAGATGATTGCTAGTTCGTCTGGCGATGGTACAATCCGGCTGTGGTCTGCGTCCAAGGGTGACTGTCTGGGAGTTTTGGTAGGCGATGGCGGAGATGTGTATAATGTCAGGTGGAGACCTAATCGAGAA GACCAGGTGGTATCCGCATCTTATGATCGAATTTTGCGATCATGGGATATTGAAACTGGCAAACAACTACGTACGTTCTCGGGTCACAGCCAGAGTACATTGGCTATCGCGTATGATTCCACGGGAAACACCATTGCGTCTGG TTCCAAAGATAAGCATGTCCGACTTTGGGATGCTGTGGGTGGGGTTTGCACCAACACGATGACGGATTGTCTGGGCGAGATCTCTTCGGTAGAGTTCGACAATGAAGGAAAGTACCTCTTGGTGGGATGCAAGGACAATTCCAACCGGCTGTGGGATTTAAGAATG CAACGCAGCGTGTACCGTTACACAGGACATCAAAATACTTCAAAGAACCTCGTGCGTTGCAGTTTCGCCTGTTCCACGTCCCTTGTGATCAGTGGCTCGGAAGATGGTTCGGTCTACATATGGGATCGAGAAGGCAACTCGAACGACCGTCGATCCAACAGTCTCGTCCCCTCAACGCGCGACAACGAACTCCTCGCTCCTGAGCGCAAAGGCTCCGGAGGTGATCTCACAGATTTCAATattcatccttcatctccgGCTTATTATCCTCCACGAGAAGGTGTCCGCAACCGGAATAGTTTTGCAAGACGTGGCGAAATCACAGTGCGCCCATCAAAGGTGCTAGTGGGGCACGGGGAAGGTGCAGTGTTTGAGGTtagatggaaagaaggcaagatggTCAGTGCAGGCGAAGATGGGTCCGTAGGTGTCTGGGGCGTAGAGACAAATTAA
- a CDS encoding hypothetical protein (HMMPfam hit to LIM, LIM domain, score: 56.3, E(): 8.4e-14), whose product MSLLTPSRPEDSERTSVVLSSVTCSTCAAHIAFSSLGDHVCESLPVPGAPSRPAQLSTLQSSSSQSQYRPSRQEPPPVSIRPPFAGPSSAHPSPTEFAPPRRPSSHSLTPPSRSPNNYTLGFSPQLKTNSPTNPFFPNSAGSYSSSASMESMQMPDTTSGGESGMAGVGRRAFAAAAWGVRAGVALAASARQQAALQQAAASSQPPSQPASLQKPPQNRPELHHSHTAPFQTSPPTRSLTPNSSPQRSQSAMSQRSASDTQSIRKQSTSSTSSSRMGDSLAEMLTGSVKPSTKRNFFEKIKELDRSNSLMSRSTNSTANSGDRKLVSSPIGTTFELDDDYEDQPSALPWASPEMDQMSRLHIDAKVSPAVSRAHQRNPTASSEISTNSSMSSKSGRYGGNSGPESEEVVTPNQSFEGMTDRIDGTFKIDILQQIEEDENEGREVFGSSLERKHVEEKGRENRLPPSDSASMPTSRILAIAEQSIPANNSSQNFTHRRLSSEKSSNYSQHSASAIASVRRKKTCQKCGTVVGGPKRFVERDGVVLCEQDWKKLYLPSCRKCKLPIEKSAVSSSDGQLKGKWHRACFTCTKCDRPFEGDDFYVLGGKPWCQYHYHEENGTLCSLHSCRQPIEGACIVLAGRSPQRYHPGHFKCDHRGGASGAQTCRESMDEYYEVDGNRYCERHVGEAVRQGGRNGAIKAEKRWTRLIDLPAA is encoded by the exons ATGTCTCTGCTTACCCCTAGCAGGCCTGAAGACTCTGAGCGTACCTCAGTCGTTCTCTCCTCTGTTACGTGCTCAACATGTGCAGCACACATTGCTTTTTCGTCTCTTGGCGACCATGTTTGTGAGAGCCTTCCGGTTCCAGGGGCTCCTTCTCGTCCCGCCCAATTATCCACCCttcaatcatcttcatcacaGTCGCAATATAGACCGTCGAGGCAGGAACCACCGCCAGTTTCTATACGACCCCCATTCGCTGGCCCTTCTAGCGCACATCCTTCGCCTACAGAATTTGCGCCTCCCCGTCGACCGTCATCCCACAGTCTTACCCCGCCTAGCCGCTCCCCAAATAATTACACATTAGGCTTTTCTCCACAGCTGAAAACAAATTCTCCTACCaaccccttctttcctaaCTCCGCGGGATCGTACAGTTCGAGTGCGTCGATGGAAAGCATGCAAATGCCAGATACTACTAGTGGAGGGGAGTCTGGGATGGCAGGTgtaggaagaagagcttttGCCGCGGCTGCTTGGGGCGTACGTGCAGGCGTTGCGTTAGCCGCCTCTGCCAGGCAGCAAGCAGCGCTTCAACAAGCAgctgcctcttctcaacCGCCTTCTCAGCCTGCCTCCTTGCAGAAGCCACCACAGAATCGACCAGAGTTACACCACTCGCACACCGCTCCTTTTCAAACCTCTCCTCCAACTCGTTCTCTCACCCCAAATTCGTCTCCTCAAAGATCACAATCTGCGATGAGTCAGCGTTCTGCCTCTGACACCCAGTCTATTCGTAAACAATCTACATCTTCTACATCCAGTAGCAGAATGGGAGATAGTCTAGCAGAAATGCTGACCGGCTCCGTTAAGCCCAGCACTAAGCGGAATTTCTTcgaaaagatcaaggagCTAGACCGAAGCAACAGTCTGATGAGCCGTAGTACAAACAGCACGGCCAATTCGGGTGACAGAAAATTGGTGTCTAGCCCCATTGGTACGACATTtgaattggatgatgattaTGAAGATCAGCCGTCGGCTCTACCTTGGGCGTCTCCCGAAATGGACCAGATGTCCCGCTTACATATCGATGCCAAAGTTTCCCCTGCTGTCTCGCGGGCGCATCAGCGAAATCCTACTGCCAGCAGCGAAATTTCGACCAACTCATCCATGTCTTCAAAATCCGGGAGATATGGAGGCAACAGCGGTCCCGAAAGCGAGGAAGTCGTCACTCCCAACCAAAGTTTTGAGGGCATGACAGACCGAATCGACGGAACTTTCAAAATAGATATCTTGCAgcagattgaagaggatgaaaatgagggaagagaagtgTTTGGCTCATCTTTGGAGAGGAAACACGTCGAAGAAAAGGGCCGAGAAAACCGCCTGCCCCCTTCGGACTCGGCGTCTATGCCCACTTCCCGTATACTTGCCATTGCTGAACAAAGTATCCCTGCCAATAATTCTTCTCAAAACTTTACACATCGCCGATTATCCAGCGAGAAGTCCTCCAACTACTCCCAACATTCAGCGAGTGCCATTGCTTCTGTGCGTCGTAAGAAAACTTGTCAAAAATGTGGCACCGTGGTTGGTGGACCTAAACGATTTGTTGAGCGCGATGGTGTGGTCCTTTGCGAGCAAGATTGGAAAAAGCTCTATCTGCCTTCTTGCCGAAAGTGTAAACTTCCTATCGAGAAGTCTGCAGTATCAAGTTCAGACGGTCAATTGAAAGGCAAATGGCATAGAGCGTGCTTCACCTGCACAAAGTGTGACAGGCCATTTGAAGGCGATGACTTCTACGTGTTGGGAGGAAAACCTTGGTGTCAATACCATTACCATGAGGAAAA TGGTACTCTTTGCTCGTTACATTCATGCCGACAACCAATCGAGGGTGCTTGTATTGTTTTGGCGGGACGTAGCCCTCAGCGGTATCATCCTGGACACTTCAAATGCGACCATCGAGGTGGTGCATCTGGTGCTCAAACGTGTCGAGAGTCGATGGATGAATATTATGAAGTTGACGGGAACCGTTATTGTGAAAGACACGTAGGCGAGGCTGTACGCCAGGGGGGAAGAAACGGTGCTATAAAAGCTGAGAAGAGGTGGACCAGATTGATCGACCTGCCTGCTGCATAG
- a CDS encoding hypothetical protein (HMMPfam hit to BRCT, BRCA1 C Terminus (BRCT) domain, score: 47.2, E(): 4.6e-11): MTPSSSPGIEPISPPPTALSSSSRQNYNIPRRNPLPNPSTGKQLPKLYREQSKSGRLKDKKQQSRKEENLKKRKAEFFSNRREKKPRSEVIDGNVEEAESCEQEVEPRARVTERMLKTLGRQGNPITNSDMPSRTDHVVSCTTGHQRGEQRGQNVTWTYAQVRTDQLQKQAREKKTGIFKGCLFYFNGSTGPKLSNIQLRNLISENGGRFTTIQTSACTHVIANNGLSGGKTQKHLDMQGGRGSARQVKVVKIEWILDSVKKGVKLSEAGYGVVENPPTLFSTLGLKPKSFLSNS; the protein is encoded by the exons ATGacaccatcatcctcacccGGTATTGAACCCatatctcctcctccaactgctttatcatcttcttcacgACAGAACTACAATATACCCCGGAGAAATCCACTTCCCAATCCATCAACAGGCAAACAACTCCCAAAACTCTATCGGGAGCAGTCGAAAAGCGGACGGCTGAAAGACAAAAAGCAGCAAAgcagaaaggaagaaaatcTTAAAAAGCGGAAAGCAGAATTTTTCAGCAACcgaagggagaagaaaccAAGAAGTGAGGTCATCGACGGGAatgttgaagaggctgaGAGCTGCGAGCAGGAAGTGGAGCCGAGGGCAAGGGTCACGGAAAGGATGCTGAAGACGCTTGGTAGACAAGGGAATCCTATAACAAACTCAGACATGCCCAGTCG AACCGATCATGTGGTTTCTTGTACCACTGGACACCAAAGGGGCGAGCAGAGAGGGCAAAATGTCACATGGACTTATGCTCAAGTACGAACCGACCAACTTCAAAAACAAGCTAGAGAAAAG AAAACCGGTATTTTCAAGGGCTGTTTGTTTTATTTCAATGGTTCAACCGGTCCGAAACTGTCCAATATACAGCTTCGCAATCTGATTTCAGAGAATGGAGGTCGTTTCAC TACTATCCAGACGTCTGCATGTACCCATGTAATAGCCAACAATGGCCTATCAGGGGGAAAAACACAAAAACACCTTGATATgcaaggtggaagaggctCAGCGAGGCAGGTCAAAGTAGTTAAAATAGAGT GGATACTGGATTCTGTAAAGAAAGGGGTGAAGCTTTCTGAAGCTGGCTATGGGGTGGTAGAGAATCCT CCGACGCTCTTCTCAACTTTGGGATTAAAGCCCAAGTCTTTTCTGTCAAATTCATAG
- a CDS encoding hypothetical protein (HMMPfam hit to DUF701, Putative zinc binding domain (DUF701), score: 78.0, E(): 2.5e-20), which yields MGKRKAAKKPVAKKKAEPLSSVFKCLFCNHDKAVNVKLDKATMFGHLHCKVCGQKYSTPINNLSAAVDVYCDWVDACEEVRQQQPPKQRAPRGPDPLTHGQAGGAGYDPEGAEEDDEEQEYNFNDKDEEEDDRRKEPEDRAGKRRKVQEESEDEDD from the exons ATGGGTAAAAGAAAGGCCGCCAAGAAGCCAGTTgcgaaaaagaaggcagaACCACTAT CGAGTGTTTTTAAATGCCTGTTTTGTAACCACGACAAAGCTGTCAATGTAAAGCT TGACAAAGCCACCATGTTCGGTCACTTGCATTGTAAAGTTTGCGGACAGAAATATAGTACACCTATAAATA ACCTTTCAGCAGCCGTTGATGTTTACTGCGA TTGGGTCGACGCATGTGAGGAGGTTCGACAACAACAGCCTCCTAAACAACG TGCGCCCCGAGGCCCTGATCCTCTTACCCATGGCCAGGCAGGAGGAGCTGGATATGACCCCGAaggagctgaagaagacgacgaagagcaGGAGTATAACTTCAATgataaggatgaggaagaggatgacaGACGGAAAGAACCTGAAGATAGGgcagggaagaggaggaaagtgCAAGAAGAGTctgaggacgaggatgactAA
- a CDS encoding hypothetical protein (HMMPfam hit to AAA, ATPase family associated with various cellular activities (AAA), score: 282.9, E(): 5e-82) — protein MEEIGIDLKMEDPSLPAQISEKQNLLNSLPSGSEELYSTWKRLEAHREFLQLQEEYIRDETQNLRRELLRAQEEVKRIQSVPLVIGQFLEPVDERRAIVGSTTGSNYVVRILSTLDRELLKPSSSVALHRHSNALVDILPPEADSSIAMLGADEKPDVKYSDIGGLDSQKQEIREAVELPLVQQDLYRKIGIDPPRGVLLYGPPGTGKTMLVKAVANATKAAFIRVVGSEFVQKYLGEGPRMVRDVFRLARENSPCIIFIDEVDAIATKRFDAQTGSDREVQRILIELLTQMDGFDQQTNVKVIMATNRADTLDPALLRPGRLDRKIEMPNPSRRERRLIFQTVTSKMNLGPDVDLEDYVSRPDLLSSAQIASICQAAGLQAVRKNRYVILPIDFEEAWKSVVKRNDETHEFYR, from the exons ATGGAAGAGATCGGCATTGACCTCAAAATGGag GatccctccctcccagcTCAAATCTCGGAGAAGCAAAATCTCCTCAACTCTCTGCCTAGTGGCAGTGAAGAACTCTACAGTACTTGGAAGAGGCTTGAAGCCCATCGAGAGTTTTTACAGCTCCAAGAG GAGTACATTCGTGACGAGACCCAGAACCTGAGAAGAGAACTTTTGAGGGCACAGGAAGAAGTCAAGCGAATTCAATCTGTTCCATTGGTCATTGGCCAATTCCTCGAGCCCGTTGATGAACGACGAGCCATTGTTGGAAGTACAACTGGCTCCAATTATGTTGTCCGAATCCTTTCCACTCTGGATCGTGAACTTCTCaaaccatcttcttctgtggCTCTTCACCGCCACTCAAATGCTCTGGTAGATATTCTCCCACCAGAAGCAGATTCATCTATTGCGATGTTGGGAGCGGATGAAAAGCCGGACGTGAAGTACTCGGACATTGGTGGCCTGGATTCACAAAAGCAGGAAATCAGGGAGGCGGTCGAGTTGCCACTTGTACAACAAGACCTGTACAGGAAGATCGGAATAGATCCACCTAGAGGCGTGCTGCTCTATGGTCCTCCAG GTACTGGTAAGACTATGCTTGTTAAGGCTGTTGCCAACGCAACCAAGGCCGCATTCATCCGTGTAGTTGGCTCCGAATTTGTGCAGAAGTATCTGGGTGAA GGTCCTCGTATGGTCCGAGACGTTTTTCGATTGGCCCGAGAAAACTCCCCATGCATCATCTTTATCGATGAAGTTGACGCCATTGCCACAAAGCGTTTCGATGCTCAAACCGGTTCGGATCGTGAAGTGCAGCGTATCTTGATCGAGCTACTTACCCAAATGGACGGGTTCGATCAACAAACCAACGTCAAG GTCATTATGGCCACCAACCGAGCGGATACTCTTGACCCTGCGTTGCTTCGTCCTGGTCGTTTGGACAGGAAGATTGAGATGCCCAATCCCTCTAGACGTGAGAGGCGCTTGATTTTCCAGACCGTCACTTCTAAAATGAATCTGGGTCCCGACGTCGACCTTGAGGATT ACGTGTCCCGACCGGACCTGCTCAGTTCTGCTCAAATTGCCTCCATCTGTCAAGCCGCCGGTCTCCAAG CTGTGCGAAAGAACCGATATGTCATTTTGCCCATTGATTTTGAGGAAGCCTGGAAG TCTGTCGTCAAGCGTAACGACGAGACTCACGAGTTTT ATCGGTAA